The DNA region TCAGACTTCGTACGAAATGAACCCACCTGGTTCTCTATTCCCCGGATCTCTTTAGCCAAATTCTCCAGGTTTTTAGCACGCCCGATCCTTTTACCTTCAAACAAACCCACAGACCCACCGGCCATGGTATGTTTTGATTTATTGAACTTACCGCTCTTGCCGATTAACACAACGCCCTGCGGTAAAGTTTCGCTATTGATCTGGCCTTCTTTATCGTCATCAACCAGGTAAACACCTTTAAGCAGGTAATTACAAAGCGGCAGGTAACGTTTTTCAACCTCAATTACGCCAAGGGCCGGTACGGCATCTGTTCTTTCAAAATTAACCTGCGCAGCTACCTCATCAGCATAATTGTTCAGCACAAAAAAGTTTGCACGCCCCTTAGCCGAATTACTGAGCAGGTTGATAGCCTTTACCGCGTCATCGTAACTTTCAACCACGTAGTAGTTCATGAGCGGCTCCAGGTAGTTTTCAATAGCTACCCGGTATTCCTCCTTGCAAAAAAGCACATCACTAAATAGTGGAGCATTTTTGGCCCAGTCAGTGTTCTTTTTCAGGAACCTGATTGACTCGGGGAAGCCCTCCAAGCTATCAACCATACTTTTGGTAAGGTTATATTCGTTTTGCTTGGCATCAAGACGACGGCTCTCTTTTATAATGGTATCCTTAACCGAGTTCAACTCAACATCGGTTTCGGCAATTTGTTCTTTTAATTTATTTTCAAACTCAACAGCCTGCTGAAATTCATCGTCGAGTGTTTCCTTGCGGTATTGCAGCTCGGCAACCACCTGGTTAAAGTGCGATAGCTCCACCTCTTTATTGGTGGTATCTTCCATATTGCGCTGGCTTTCCTGCTCCAAAGCCTGCTGCTGAATTTGTAATATATCCAGGTCTTTTTCTGCCTTATAAGCCTGGTTTTGCAGGCGGGTATTGATAGTATTAAGCTCGTTGAGCTCATTACGTGCTTCGGTTTGTTGTGCACGTAATTCATCAACGGCTTCTTTTAAATCAGAAAGTTTGCTTTGGATGGTTTGCAGCGCTTCATCCTCGGTGGCCTTTTCCTCGTTTAAGCGTTTAATGTTGTATAATACGTGGTTCAGCTGGTTTTTGTCCCGTTCTAACTCTTCAGTCAGACGCGATTCCTTATCTTGTTGAAACTTCAACTGTTCATTCTTGATCTTCTTTTCGCTTTCGTAAGCCCGAATCTTTGAAACAAACTCATTGGTTGTTTTTTGCTGAACAGAAAGGTTCTTTTCTTTGGTGATGCTATCCAGCTTTTGTTGCTGTAAAGTCGCTTCCAAAGTATCAATCTGGGCTACGATATCGCCCTTCTCGGCCTTATGCTTTAGCTCCTGCTCCTCTATCTTTTTCAATGATTCGCTGAAAGCCACGATCCTGAATGAAGCCAGCATAATGCTCAATGTTTTATACTGCTCCTTGAGGCGATAGTATCGTTCAGTTTTCTTCGCCTGGTTCTCCAGCGATTTGAGGTTTTTCTCAATCTCAAACAACAGGTCATCAACACGGGCCAAATCGGCTTCTGTCTCTTTCAGCTTACTGAAAGTTTGCTTTTTACGAAGCTTGTATTTAGAGATGCCCGATGCTTCCTCAAACAGGTTACGGCGCGAGCCCTCCTTGTTGGTAATGATCTCATCGATCATCCGGAGCTCGATGATAGAATAGGAGTCGGAGCCGATACCCGTATCCAAAAAAAGATCGGTAATATCCTTTAAACGGCACTGTACATCGTTAAGCCGGTATTCGCTTTCGCCCGTGCGGTAAAGCTTACGGGTAAGTGTTACCTGCGAATAATCGGTTGGCAGTACGTTTTTTGTATTATCAAAAGTGAGAGAAACTTCGGCAAGGTTAGCTGATTTACGGCTTTTGGTACCGTTAAAAATAACGTTATCCATTTTCTCCGAACGGAGCATCCGGGTGCTTTGCTCACCCAAAACCCAACGGATAGAATCAACAACGTTCGACTTACCACAACCGTTAGGCCCCACAATAGCGGTAACACCCTCATTAAAATTGATGGTTATTTTATCGCCAAAACTCTTGAAGCCCTTGATTTCTAAACGGGTAAGCTGCATTTAATTTATTAAGTACCTTGCAAAGTCCAAACCTCCAAAGTAATCATAAAAAATTGAGTTTTGAAAGTATATTTTGATTTGAGGCGAAAGGAAAAAGGCTAAAGGTGAAAGGATAATGTAGTTAATCATTGCGAGCGCAGCGCGGCAATCGCTTGCTTTACAGGGCGGCTATGCCTCTGCGCGATTACTTCGTCGTTCCTCCCTGCAATAACATGAAGAAGGAATCAAACCCTTATCTCCCCTTTCAAATAAGTAACCGCTTTACCGCTCATCAATACCCTGTCACCTTTAAGCTCGCACCAAAGCTCACCGCGGCGGGCCGAAAGCTGGTAGGCGTGAAGCGTATCCTTACCCAAGCGTTTAGCCCAATACGGGATCAGGTTACAATGTGCCGAGCCGGTAACCGGATCTTCGGGGATGCCTGCGCCGGGGGCAAAAAAGCGGGAAACAAAATCAGAGTTTTCGCCGGGTGCGGTAGCTATGATCCCTACCGTATCCATTTTTGACATGGCAAAGAAATCGGGCGTAAGTTCTCTGATATCCTGCTCGGTTTCATAAACAATGAAGTAATCGCGTGAGCGTAAAAAAGCTACAGGCTGTTTTTCGCCAAGCGCTTCGGCTAATCCGTTCGGCGCCTCAATGGGAATTGGCGGGCGCGACGGAAAATCCATGGTATATTTATCGCCATCGCGCTTTACGGTTAGCGTTCCGGCTTTTACTGTTTCAAAATGGATTACATCTCTCTCATATCCCAGCTCCGAAAAAAGAATATGAGCCGATGCCAGGGTAGCATGCCCGCAAAGATCTATCTCATACTCGGGCGTAAACCAGCGAAGCATATAGCCCTCCCGACTTTTTACAAAAAAAGCAGTTTCTGCAAGGTTATTTTCGATGGCTATCATTTGCATAGTAACATCAGGCAGCCATTCATTAAGCGGGCAAATAGCCGCCGGGTTACCGCCAAAAAGCTTATCGGTAAACGCGTCGGCCTGGTATATGGGGATGGTCATAAAAAATATTGTATTTTAGCTAATATAGTAAGGAGAGTGTCAAGATGCAAGAATATGAGAAACAAGATACAAGAGAAAAGAATTAAGATGCGAGACTATAAGAGTCAAGGTTTTTATTATTCAGAGCCCGTAATTGCTTTTCCTGCTTCTTTATTCTTTCATCTTGACTCTCATAGTCTTGATTCTTACCTCTTGGTTCTTGCAATCCTGCTTCTATAATTGTTCGATCCATAAAACGGAATTACCCGAATTATATTGGTTAGGTTCGTAAAGTTTATTGCCCGGGTCAATCATCCATTTACCATCTACAATAAACTTGTACAGTTGCTTGCCGGGTTTCAGGTAAACACTTACAGTCCACTCTTTACCGTTAAAAGCAAGTGTGTAACCAAAATCATCAAAGTTGTTAAAACTGCCTGCTAAATGCACTTTTTTAGCATTACTGAAGCCGCTTAGCTTAAACGTATAATTGGGTTTCACCGAAATATATGAATTAACAACGCCACCCTCCATCATATTACGAGGGTTTTTGGGGTCGGTGATCCAGTTATCATCCACAACAAACTTATAGCCATAATTGCCCGGCGGAATAATTAAGGACGATGCCCAGCCCGTTTTGGTTTTGGTAAGCGGGATCAGGCCATGTTCCCAATTATTGAAGCTTCCGCCTACGTACACTTTCTTTGCGCTGGTATAACCATCAAGCTTAAACACAACCGTTTCGCCAAGGTTCAGTACTGAGTTGGTATATCCATCAGCGCTCTGTATTTTATTAGGATTAGCCGGGTCGGTGATCCATTTGCCATCAACCAGGAAACGATATGCCTGTGTGCCTTCGTGCAAGTAAAGCTGTTTTTGCCAGCCTTTGGGATTTTTCTCGAGGACGATATTGTTAGCGTCCCAATCATTAAAGCTCGCCACCAGTGTTATTTTACGGGCATTGGTGTATCCGTTCAGCTTAAAAGTATAGTTATAACGAAAGTATATCGAATTATCATCATGATCGCTCACCAGGTTGTTATAACGGTCACTGATCCAATGGCCATCTACAATAAACTTATATTCATACTTGCCGGGTTTCAGTTTTATGTCGGCAATCCAGCCGCTGTCGGTTTTGGCCATGATACCTTTAAGGGTGCTCCAATTATTGAAGTTGCCTGATAACAACACTCTTTTATTTTGGGCATAGCCGGGCAAAAAGAAACGGGTTAAACCAGATGGCAATTCATGAACGGTAACTTTAGCAAAGTAATTGATACCGAAGCTAACATCAGCCGGATACCCCGGCGACTCGTTATCATCGTTATCTATTTTAGTAGTTATCAGGTACGGTGTGGCTTGCGGATTCAGGTTAAGGCTCTCAAGCGGCCTGTCGAACTCTATTACATTTCCCCGTTTTTCGGCCATTGTCCAGCCGTCTTTTTTCAGGACGGTAAAATCGCCTTTTAAAACAGCAGCCGCATTTGCATCTTTTAACCCGGCTTTTTTGAGCAAGCTATCCAATTCTGTTTTGGATGAGCGCATATCAATAAGCAGGACGAGATTATCCTTGCCCATGATCAGTTTATTGCGTTTTTGCGCTGTTGCATGTATGGCCATGCAAACCATCGCAAAAAAAACAATAACTATACGCCCGCGCCTTTTCATATTACTGGTTACTGTAAATGTACATTTCAAATTCTTTTTTAACAAAGTTGATGGTGAATATGCCGCGCACAAAGAAGTCATATCCTAAAACACCATCAATTTTATAGCCATAAGCATTCCCCATTTTTTCGAGATTGGTTATTAAAATACGGTTTTTAATGTACTTTCGGTCGCCGACAACCAAATTATCAAAGCGCGTATAGATCACATCGATAGAGGTACCGCCGATACCCGTAATTTTTGAGCGGCTGATAACCTCCATATCAGGAATCAGTTTTTTTGAACGCCGGTAGTCGAGCAAACTGGTTTCGGCGGCGCTGTCAAAAGCAAACCAAAGCGCATTGTCGTTAACAGTACCCTTCAGTAAAATAACATCATTGAGCATACGGAAAGAACTTACCATAAAACGATCGTGAAATACCTTTTCGGCTTCGGGGATGTTACCATTCTCATCAAGCTTTTGGATGTATAGTGTATTTCTGAAAAGATCAACAGTGATCGCGAAATCGGAAAACAGCCCGGTACCCAGCAATCCCAATATTTTGATCCGCTTACCGTTTTCTATAGATGAGAGATCGGTAACATCGGCCCGGAGCTTTGGATAATGCAATTCAAGGATGTTAAAATTACGGATATAAGTTATAAATGAGCTGTTAGCGTACCCGTTAATGCCCGCCGATTCCTGTTCGGCTACGTGTGGCAGATACCTGAAATAAGTTTCGTTTAAAACCAGGTACGGTGCGCCGGTATCCAGCACAAAATTGCCTTCAAGGGTATCAACCTGAGCTTCAATAAGGATCAGGTTCCCGGCCCTTTTTATTGGAACGACTAAAGTTTTAAAATCACCGGTGGGCGATGGATCAGGTTTTGCATTTTTAAAGGTGATGCCATTGATGGTCACGTGTTCGCTACCTGCCGCATTGAAACTGCAGGTAAAAAGCAACATGATCAACAGAAAATAAACCTTAGGCATCGCGTTAAATACTGATACCTAATAGACAATGGCTAAACTGATGTAGTTACAGTAGAAACATTATTTAGTTTCAGAATACGCTACTTGTTTCGGAACGATCCCCTATTTTACGTTATATGGCAATGAGCCCGGTACGTTGCTCCATACTAATGTGTTGTTCCTGCGATATATAGAACGGGGAAATACTCATTCCATGTTTACGTCCACGCTCACTTTAGCGTTGCTATGTGAGCGTGGACGCTTGAGGGGAATTGCATATTCCCCATGCTCACAAACCTTATTCAACCCGCTCCTTCAGCGCTGCTTCCCAGCCTATTATTGCGTTTTTACGGGTACTGCCCCAATGATACTGGCCGATTTCGCCAGTTGATTTGATTACCCGGTGACATGGGATCAGGAACGCTACGGGGTTACTACCCACTGCGGTGCCGACTGCGCGGTAAGCATTTTCGCTGCCTGCTTTTTTGGCAAGTGAGGAATAAGTGGTCAATCCGCCGGGAGGTACTTTTAATAATGTTTCCCATACTTTGATCTGGAAATCGGTTCCTTTTAGATGCAGCTTGATCTCGTCCAAACGGCTCCAATCCTGCGTAAAAATAAAAAGGGCGTTCTGCTGGATCCTGTCGACTAACTGGTTGAATACCGCATTAGGAAAACTTATCTTCAGTTGCTCCAATGCTTTCTCTTCGCCCTCATCAACAAAAGCCATATGGCAAATCCCTTTAGCAGTGGATGCTACAATCACCTTACCAAAAGGTGTATCTGCAAACGAATAGTTGATATGCAGCATGGCTCCACCGTTACGGTATTCGCCGGGGGTCATACCTTCTACCTTAATAAAAAGGTCATGCAGCCGGCCACCTCCCGAAAGACCTGTTTGCAGCGCGGTATTAAAAACATTCGCGTCTTCATGTTTCAATATTTCCTTGGCATGCTCCACACTCAAATACTGCAGGAATTGTTTTGGGGTTACCCCTGCCCAATCCTTAAACATCCGTTGAAAATGAAAGGGACTTAAATTAACATGTTCCGCAACTTCGTCCAGTTTAGGCTGTGCCTTAAAATTCTCCCTGAAAAAGCCAATCGCGTCGGCTATGCGGGTATAATCTATCTCTTGTTGAGTTTTCATAAAGCCTTTTTTTAAATAAATTAAATTGTGTTTTTTGTATTTACAACACAAAGGTACCGGCCTCGTCTATGCTCAACAATCCGATTCTTGCGGAGTTTTCAGGCGATATGCTCTTCGATTATCTTGCTTAAAACTACCGCATTATTTAATTTCGGCTCTTTTGAAGAAAACACCAGCGTCACTGTTTTATGCTGCCTGATATAATCTACCAATTCATCCAAAGCCTTTGCACCCTCAATTTCGGCGCGGTATTTTTGGTTAAAGGCTTCAAATTTTTCAGGATCATGGTTGTACCATTTTCTTAGTTCGTTAGATGGAGCTACATCTTTAAACCACTTGTCAATTCGTTGGTCTTCCTTTTTTATCCCCCGCGGCCAAAGGCGGTCCACCAAAACCCTAACGCCATCTGCCTCGGTATATGGTTCATAAACCCGTTTAAGTTTAATCTTCATGATAATGTATTTTAATATTTTTTCTTCGATGGAACCGAAAGTATAAATTCCGCAAGAATCGGATTGCCCACCAATCTTACTAACGATAGTTTTGATATTATTCAAAATAACAAAAATGACACCAGAACAAACACTTAAAGATCGTATCAAAAATCTTGATTGGGATCAAATTAATAAAACATTACATGACAAGGGTTTTGCAATTGTTAAACAGGTTTTACGTGAACGCTACTGCGATACATTAATCAGCGATTATGACGCAGATGCTTACCGCAAAACCGTCAACATGGAGCGCTACAGATTTGGATATGGCGAATACAAATATTATAATTACCCGCTTCCTGCAATTATAACCGATTTAAGGGAGAGCGTTTATCCGTACATCGTACCTGTGGCCAATAAATGGATGAATGAACTTGGTTTTGACAAACAATTCCCCGGCACCCATGAAGAAATGAAACAGTTAAGCCATGAAGCCGGGCAAACCAAACCCACAGCCCTGATATTGCAATACACAGAAGGCGGATTTAACACCCTGCACCAGGACCTTTACGGCGAAGTATATTTTCCCATCCAAATGGTTTTCATGCTCGATCAGCACAACAGAGACTATACCGGCGGCGAATTTGTAATTACTGAGCAAATTCCGCGGGCGCAATCAAAAGTTAATGTACTTACTCCCGGCATGGGTGATATGGTTTTATTTACCACTAACTTTAGGCCGGTAAAGGGAAGTAAAGGTTATTACAGGGTAAATATGAAACATGGTGTAAGCCCGGTTCACAGCGGTAAGCGCCATAGCCTGGGCATTATATTTCATGACGCGCTGTCTTAAACAGATGATGTGACTTTGATCCTGACCATTGAACAACGTATAACATGTTGCAGAACCGCGTAAATCCATTTGGACAACTTATTAAAACAACAGCGCGGGGTGCCTGGCTTGGTAACCGGGGCGTAATCCATAATGAGGACAAGGAAATTGTACGCGCTTTTAAAATTAAAGCCTGGATAACCTGCGTTTTGGAGTTCAGGGGCCGGCATCGCGAAATTATGCAGCCCGACCGCTGGACTGAACTCTTCTTCCTTGATGAAGCCACGGCCTTTTCAGCAGGGCACCGGCCTTGTTTTCAATGCAGGTATATGGATCATCAGCGATTTAAAGAGTTTTGGCTAAAAGGTAACCCTCAATACGGTTTTGACATGAAAACACCGGTAGCCAAAATAGATGATATTTTGCAGGCAGAGCGTATTACAGCTGATAAGTCAAAAGTTACCTATGAAGAAAAACTAAAAGCCCTGCCTAACGGCACATTTGTAAACTACGATGGCAAATCACATTTACTCAAAGATAACCTGTTGTATTTATGGAACTCTGGCGGATACGAAAAAGGAGTCAGGCTCCCGGATGTTGATACAATCACAGTACTAACTCCCCGGTCAGTTGTGAACATGTTCAGTGCGGGGTATGTGCCTCAAACAGGGATTTATTAAAATATTTTTTAGCAGCCTGCCATAATCTCAGGGAGTAAATAATTTCCAATGCCCCTCAGAAATAACTTCGACGGCTCCGTCAATCACTTTAATTGCGGTTTGATCGTCAATAGCGTATGATGGTACAGGTATGGAAACAGCCAGTTTCTCAATATTGGCCAGTGAATTCTTTGGAAACGACTCGTGATCCAAATGCGGGTGGATAGCAAAGTCAACAAAACTTAACGACTTATCACTATCAACCGGCAGCATATGGTTGCCATAGGTAGTACCAAAGCGCGTCATGATCATACTACCGGCACTCAAACCAATATATACCATCTTTTGTAAAAGCGAGGGCAGCAGATCCGCCAGCCCGGATTGCTGCATCCAATAGGTCAGGTACTGGCAGTCGCCGCCACCTACCAGTAAAACATCGGTTTCCCGGAGCATATCAACCCATAACTCTTTTTTGATACTGGGTAAGGCGGTAAGTTCCAATAAGCCCAGCGACTTCCAACCTAATTGGCAAAAGGGATCGCCTAACGATCCGCAAATAACCTTTCGTACTATCTCACCACCGTTAGGTATGGCGTATATCGCGGTAGGAATAAAAAGGGCGTTCGCTTCGGCAACCGGTTTGCCTAACAGCTCTACTAAAGTATTTTGAATACTCATATTACTGATTCCGGCAGATGTAAGAAGTAGCTTCATAATTTGTTGGATTATCATCAATGTTAATCAAAACGCTGAAATTAAATTCATAAAATATCCAAAACTTTCCCTCCATCCATTCAATTAACCCGTTCGTCGGTACAAAATTTCATATTAAAGCCTCACAATTACCTTTACATCATCAAATAATAATTTGATCAGTGATAAGGTTTAGGTTAAAGCTTCCAAGCAGCGAGTGCAAGGAAGCTTTTTTATTTCACCTGTATTGGCTTTTTCAAATCCCCCTTCTTCTAAGTCAACAATACTAACTCTTAAGTAAAAGTCGTTTTTTCCTATTTAGAACTTATGGCTTTAGACTAAAGACTATTGTTAATCTACAAGATGATACGACAGCCTCCCGTTCATCTATACAATTTCCCGGTTCACCGACACATGATTGCTAAAACTCCCGCTCATCTTCACCTTTGATTTATAATTCAGAAGCAGGGACACTGAATTATAGTTTTTTTCGTATAAGATGAAGCACCTGTGCAATGTACAGGTGCTTTTTTTAAATTAGATGCTAAAATATTGTGCCAACCAGTAGCTCCGGTATTGATGAATAAAAGAATCTTAAAATAAAATGATCCGCTCAAAAGCAACCACTTTTTTCATTCATGCTGCAGGCTGGCTTGTGTTTTTAGGGTTCCCGCTATTATTCATGAACCGCACACAACAAAGTAGCGCCGGCACCTATACCGTCCTGTTTTCGCCTTACTACTGGCTGTTTTGTCTCACCTATATATCTATGTTTTACCTGAACGCCTGGTACCTGGTGCCAAAGTTCGTGTTCCGTAAAAGATATGTCTGGTATGGGCTTATTGTGCTATTACTTTCAGGCTGCGTTTACTTTTTGCAGCCTTTTGATAACCTGCTTCTTCACAACCTCATTAAAGAGAATAAACCTGTAGCAACAACAGCCCCAAATCCGCAGCCTATAGGGCCGCAAATTACGCCAACGGGAATTGACAGCTCAGCACCTAATCGGCAAAATATGCCTTTTGGCCCGTTGCCGCACGAGGATCTGCGGATGCAGGACCCCAGCCTTAAACCCACCAACCGAATTATTTTTATTCATCAATCCGGTAATATTGATATGGTAGGTTTGTTTATTTTCATCATTGTGATGGGGCTGAGCGTTGCCATTGCTACGGTTCAAAAATGGCAGCTTACCGAACAGATGGTCACCCGTGCCGAAGCTGAAAAAGCCCATGCCGAACTTTCTTTCCTTAAAGCCCAGATCAATCCTCATTTTTTATTCAATACGCTGAATAATATTTATGCCTTATCGGTTACCAATAGTGAGCATACTTCCGAAAGTATCATGAAACTCTCTAACATCATGCGCTATGTAACCGATGAGGTAACGGAGGATTTTGTTTTACTGCAAAATGAAATTGATTGTATCAATGATTATATTGATCTGCAACGCCTGCGCCTCGGCAAAAAAACAAAGCTTGATTTTGAAGTTTCGGGCGAGATTGACAACCAAAAAATTCCGCCCCTGATACTGATGACCTTTATTGAAAACGTATTTAAATACGGCGTAAGTAAACATCAGCCATCAGTTATCAATATCTGTTTAAGGGTAAACGGCAACCAAATGCTGTTCATCTGCAAAAATACCATTTTCGAAAAACGACCTGCCTCCGAGCGGAAAGGGATCGGCATTGCCAATAACCGCCAGCGCCTGCAACATATTTATCCTAACAAACACCGGCTTGACATTAGCGTGGCCGATGGCAATTTCATTGTTGAACTGGAGATTAACGCTTAAACTATTTATTATGCAATTAAAATGTGTAGCTATTGATGATGAGCCGCTGGCCCTTCAAATAATTGAAAAATATGTAGCCGAATATCCCGCGCTAACATTGGTTAATACTTTTGAGGATGCTATATCGGGTGGGGAATACCTGAAACTGAACAAGGTAGATGTGCTGTTCATAGATATTAACATGCCTGATATTACCGGTATCGACCTGGTAAAATCATTGGCCGATAAACCAATGATCATTTTTACCACTGCCTACAAAAATTACGCATATGAAGGTTACGAATTGGAAGCGGTTGATTACCTGCTGAAACCAATCAATAACCTGCGCTTTGGCACGGCGGTTCAAAAAGCAATTGGTTATTACCAGTACAAACATACCGATACCCCAAATGAAAGCGATTTCCTGTATGTGCATTCAGAATACAGGCTGATCAAGATCAATATTAAAGACATTGAATATATTGAAAGCATGCAGGATTACATCAAGATCCATATACTGGGGGCATCCAAACCCGTGCTTACACTTATGCCCTTGAAAACTGCTATTGAAAAACTGCCTGCTTCAAAGTTTATCCGCATTCATCGCAGCTTCGTGGTAGCGCGTGATCAGATCAGGTCTATCCACAACCGCAAGGTAAAACTAACCGATGTAGAGCTTCCTGTAGGTACAAACTATACCGATTTTATCAAAGACTGGCACAAATAATCAATTCATCGGCACATTAAAGGCGTTGAACGACACATTATTTTATAGCCCCTTAAATAGCCCCAACTTTATATTATTAAAATTGACACTAATCCTTAAAGCCATGAAAACAGCAGGCGATAAAAAAACCATCTTAGTACTTGATAAAAACAGCCGGATGTTATCGGTAATTGATGACATTATGTACTATGGCGATTTTAATGTGCATTTAACTTATGACCCCAATGCCATATATGACAAGGCCAAGGTGATTAATCCGGATTTGATCATTTTGGATTATTTGTTGGTAGATAACGATTGTGAACTGGTTTGCCGGGACTTTAAGGATGATAAGCAACTATGCAATGTACCTATCATTATTGTAACCGCTTTTAAAACAAAAAAAGCACAGGCCGACTCCTATAAATGCGATGCCTTGTTTGTAAAACCGATGGATATGGAAGTGCTTGCATCGAGGATAGAATACCTGATGGCATCCTGAAGCTGGTTTTGCAAACTCATATAAACCTGCTAAGTTTAGCTTTTATTAATTAAACAAACTTGTACTTTATAAAATGAAACTCAAAAGCAACATAGCTACCAGCGAAAACGGGTTTATTTTTAACCCTGCCACCGGCGATTCATTTTCCGGCAACAGTATGGCGGCACAACTGCTTGAGGCTATGAAAAGCGGCAAAAATGAAGATGATATCAAGCAGGATATTCTGAGCAGGTATGAGGTGAGCGAAAGCCAGCTTAACAGGGATTGGGATAATTGGATGCTGCAGCTAAAAGAAGCAAACCTGCTCGAAATTTAAGGACAATGGCAAACAAGTACGATAATTTATGTATTGCCGTTACCGGGCTCAATGCCAATGATAACCCTGGCCCGGGGATGGCAGTCATCCGTTCTTTAAAAGAATGCTTTGGAGATGGTTTGCGCATAATTGGCCTGTCGTACGAATCGCTGGAGCCCGGGATTTATCTGCGGGACTGGGTAAATAAAACTTACCAGGTCCCCTATCCAACCGAAGGTACAGCAGCCCTTGTTGAACGTTTGGCATATATTAACGGGCAGGAAAAGCTTGATCTCATTATCCCCAACTTTGATTCAGAGCTGTTCAATTTTATAAAGATAGCGCCACAATTGCAGCAAATGGGCATAGCAACTTATCTCCCAACACACCAGCAACTGGCGTTAAGAGATAAGGTGAACCTAAAAAATTTCGGTACAAAAAATGGCTTTTATGTGCCCGCCGATCATAAGCTTTACACTATCGACGATATCAAAAAAGCGGCTGATGAGTTCAATTTTCCTATGGTTATAAAAGGTAAGTTTTATGATGCTTATGTTGTATACACGATAGATCAGGCATTGAAAGCCTTTCATCAATTGCATGCAGCCTGGGGCGTACCGGTAATAGCGCAGCAATACATCAAGGGCAACGAAATCAACATCTCAGCCCTGGGTGATGGCAATGGCAGCAACGTCAGTTTGGTGGCTATGCGCAAGCTTTATATTACCGATAAAGGGAAAGCCTGGGCGGGTGTTACCATTAAAGATAACAAGCTTACTCAACTGGCTGATAATTTTGCCCACGCAAGCAACTGGAAAGGCGGTTACGAAATGGAGGTCATGAGCAATGCCGAAGGGCATTTATACATATTGGAAATTAACCCCCGGTTTCCGGCATGGGTTTATTTAACTGCTGCCGCCGGCCAA from Mucilaginibacter sp. SJ includes:
- a CDS encoding 2OG-Fe(II) oxygenase, translating into MTPEQTLKDRIKNLDWDQINKTLHDKGFAIVKQVLRERYCDTLISDYDADAYRKTVNMERYRFGYGEYKYYNYPLPAIITDLRESVYPYIVPVANKWMNELGFDKQFPGTHEEMKQLSHEAGQTKPTALILQYTEGGFNTLHQDLYGEVYFPIQMVFMLDQHNRDYTGGEFVITEQIPRAQSKVNVLTPGMGDMVLFTTNFRPVKGSKGYYRVNMKHGVSPVHSGKRHSLGIIFHDALS
- a CDS encoding Type 1 glutamine amidotransferase-like domain-containing protein produces the protein MKLLLTSAGISNMSIQNTLVELLGKPVAEANALFIPTAIYAIPNGGEIVRKVICGSLGDPFCQLGWKSLGLLELTALPSIKKELWVDMLRETDVLLVGGGDCQYLTYWMQQSGLADLLPSLLQKMVYIGLSAGSMIMTRFGTTYGNHMLPVDSDKSLSFVDFAIHPHLDHESFPKNSLANIEKLAVSIPVPSYAIDDQTAIKVIDGAVEVISEGHWKLFTP
- a CDS encoding sensor histidine kinase; the protein is MIRSKATTFFIHAAGWLVFLGFPLLFMNRTQQSSAGTYTVLFSPYYWLFCLTYISMFYLNAWYLVPKFVFRKRYVWYGLIVLLLSGCVYFLQPFDNLLLHNLIKENKPVATTAPNPQPIGPQITPTGIDSSAPNRQNMPFGPLPHEDLRMQDPSLKPTNRIIFIHQSGNIDMVGLFIFIIVMGLSVAIATVQKWQLTEQMVTRAEAEKAHAELSFLKAQINPHFLFNTLNNIYALSVTNSEHTSESIMKLSNIMRYVTDEVTEDFVLLQNEIDCINDYIDLQRLRLGKKTKLDFEVSGEIDNQKIPPLILMTFIENVFKYGVSKHQPSVINICLRVNGNQMLFICKNTIFEKRPASERKGIGIANNRQRLQHIYPNKHRLDISVADGNFIVELEINA
- a CDS encoding LytR/AlgR family response regulator transcription factor, with amino-acid sequence MQLKCVAIDDEPLALQIIEKYVAEYPALTLVNTFEDAISGGEYLKLNKVDVLFIDINMPDITGIDLVKSLADKPMIIFTTAYKNYAYEGYELEAVDYLLKPINNLRFGTAVQKAIGYYQYKHTDTPNESDFLYVHSEYRLIKINIKDIEYIESMQDYIKIHILGASKPVLTLMPLKTAIEKLPASKFIRIHRSFVVARDQIRSIHNRKVKLTDVELPVGTNYTDFIKDWHK
- a CDS encoding response regulator, with product MKTAGDKKTILVLDKNSRMLSVIDDIMYYGDFNVHLTYDPNAIYDKAKVINPDLIILDYLLVDNDCELVCRDFKDDKQLCNVPIIIVTAFKTKKAQADSYKCDALFVKPMDMEVLASRIEYLMAS
- a CDS encoding PqqD family protein, with translation MKLKSNIATSENGFIFNPATGDSFSGNSMAAQLLEAMKSGKNEDDIKQDILSRYEVSESQLNRDWDNWMLQLKEANLLEI
- a CDS encoding ATP-grasp domain-containing protein, with protein sequence MANKYDNLCIAVTGLNANDNPGPGMAVIRSLKECFGDGLRIIGLSYESLEPGIYLRDWVNKTYQVPYPTEGTAALVERLAYINGQEKLDLIIPNFDSELFNFIKIAPQLQQMGIATYLPTHQQLALRDKVNLKNFGTKNGFYVPADHKLYTIDDIKKAADEFNFPMVIKGKFYDAYVVYTIDQALKAFHQLHAAWGVPVIAQQYIKGNEINISALGDGNGSNVSLVAMRKLYITDKGKAWAGVTIKDNKLTQLADNFAHASNWKGGYEMEVMSNAEGHLYILEINPRFPAWVYLTAAAGQNQPAALTKMALGEVIEPYVDYQAGKLFVRYSWDHIADIADFQQISAFGEL